DNA from Pelodiscus sinensis isolate JC-2024 chromosome 1, ASM4963464v1, whole genome shotgun sequence:
tccgtgccgcgtgtagccgcgcggcacggggtccgacctagccggcatttaaaaatggcgccggccggcttcatgcaaatgaagcccgggaaattcaaaacccgggcttcatttgcaactccgtatgactacattaccccccctagttcgaactacattaccccccctagtgtagacataccctaaaatagataaaaggttcTAACTACTGCCAATTCGGGGTCATTCAAATATTGTGTTAATGTCCGAGGTATACGTGCGTGGGCAATGAAGGACATTTATAAATAGCTCCAATGCAGAAATGATAACTGCAAGGAACCTTTTAACGATGCACTAGCCATATGTTCATGCATATGCCATGATACAGTGGGGCTCACTCACACGTAGCGGGCCAAAAAGGGTTTCTGTGTGTGAAGGTCAAAACTGTAAAATCACACAGAGATCAAATAGGCTGTGGAACTCTCCGCCACAAGATATCATAGGAGTCAAAATCATAGGAGGATTCAAAGAGGGACTTGATGATTACATGGGCAACCTGCAAATCCAGTTAGAGTTGTCAGCATATACAATGGAAGGGCTCTGAACCTTCCTGATTTAAACCACAAAATACCTCTGATTAGTGGATGTCAGTGGAAAATATTCCCTGCGAATAGGTTATCGTACAGTTTCCTATAGGAAGCTTTTTTCCACCTTCCTCTAAAGTTTAGAGTCTAAATCATCTGGACCTGGCCACTGGTTCCTGACCTGGATAGACTGGAAGTCTGATCCAGGCTGGCAGTGTCTATCTAGGTATTGGTGGAATAAATCCAAGACTATAGTTTACCTGATCTTCCTCACACTGCAGTCTGAAGTCCCTAGACATGCCTTGAGAGCAGAATGATGTCAACTTAAATGTCATCTAGTCTCCTGTTGTTCCTTTTAGGTagcaaagtaaaaaaaaaggCTTGGAGCTTTACAGTACAATATGTCAGCTGTCAATGATACCAAATTCCAATTTGCCGTGTTCCTTCTCACTGGGATACCTGGGCACGAAGACGTCCAGCTCTGGGTCTCTATCCCTTTCTGCATAATGTATGCCATTTCGCTAGTAGGAAATTCATTCCTTCTATTCATTATAAAAACAGatccaagcctccatgagcccatgtacattttcctttctatGTTGGCCCTCACAGACCTTGGTTTATCAATATCCACCATGCCAACGACACTGGGCATATTCTTGTTTAACTCTAGGGAGATCAGCCTGGATGCCTGTTTTGCTCAGCTGTTCTTCATCCACGTGCTTCAAGGAATTGAATCCTCTATGCTCTTGTTGATGGCTTTTGACCGCTTTGTTGCCATCTGTAACCCACTGAGACATGCCTCCATCTTAACCCTGCCAAGAGTAGCCAAGATGGGGCTGGTGTTCATGCTAAGAGGGGTGGCTGTGAGATTACCACTGCCCTTTCTCTTGAAACGCTTCCAATACTGTCGCTCCAATGTCCTCTCCCACTCCTACTGCCTGCACCAGGAAGTCATGAAGTTGGCCTGTGCGGACATCACAGTCAACAATATCTATGGCCTGTCTGCTGCAGTCTTAACGTTGGGTTTGGATTCACTACTGATCTTCCTCTCCTATgtgatgatcctcaaaacagtGTTGAGCATCGCGTCCCGCACTGAGAGTCTAAAGGCTCTGAACACCTgcgtctcccacctctgtgccgTCCTGCTCTTCTACGTACCAGAGTTTGGCTTGTCTGTCATACACAGATTTGGGAACAGCTCTTCTCACTTGCTTCAGTTTGTCCTGAGCTACTTCTacctgctggtcccacccctACTGAACCCAATCGTGTACAGTGTGAAAAGCAAACACCTTCGTGCGAGGATCATGAGGGTGTTCATCAAGTGAAGGGTCATTTCATCACCCAGCTCTGGCGCTGGTGACATGGGAGACAAAAACACGGCCCACGGCCCCCTATTCCATCCTGGACCTTTATGTTCTTGAAAACATGAGCTGTAATGGTCTCCACTGGGTTGTGAGAGGGTTAGATGGGGCCTAAAGCTGATACAATGGCGAGGGGCAGGTGAGGGAGGAGCGATGGGGGAAGGAGACCATGGGAAGAAGCAGCATTTACAAAGTGACTGTGTTTGGAAGAGCCAGGGAACTGGTGGGATGTTGGCCCCTAAAGAGCTGTTTGCTGGCTGCCCCGACTTCAGAATTCATGTTGATAGAAACAATAAAGAGAAGGGAGTTGGCTGTTGTTTCCCATAATACTGGGCCTGTCACTGTTCTGTCTCTGCTTAAACATCAAGGGCCATGAAACAAGCAGAAGAGCTGTTCTGCAGTCTCAATCCTGCCCCTTTCTGGACACTCTGGGTGCTGCGTGATCCATGAGGCTGCCTTAGCTGTGGACAGGGGTTATTCAATGGGCACAGACACCCACCCTCTCTCCACTCCCTCAGCCAGGGGCTTGTGACTGAGTCGTGTCACAGACATGAGTAATGCAGGAGCTCTAGGAGTCAGCCTACACTCTGACCACTATTGATGGCTCTGTACACAACACACACCTGCCAGGTCCACTCCCCACCCAGGCAGAcctgatctgtgtgtgtgtgagggagggtcTGACACTGAGGAGTCCTGGTAGGAGACTCACACCCAGATattcttcctttcccctctcttAGTGCTTCCCCAGCTCCTTGGAAAGGGGTGGAAATGGGCCTCAGCTTGTCCAGAGAGATACGGCGACCTCCAGTTCCAGCCTAATTCCTGCAGTTTTGGGGTGATCTTTTCAAAAAGACAAAAGCAGGACATAGGAATGAATCCGTCCCGCTCTCCTCTGTGACCTGCTCCTGCCCTTCATCTTCTCCTGCCCTTCATCGACTTTAGGCTCCATCTACTACTCCTCTTCCTCAGTGGTCCCTGCCCCATTCCATCCCCCAAATCTTCACACTCTGCTCCTCATCTCCTCGGGGTCCTACCTGCCGGCCTTTCCGAAAGCCAGAACTCATCTGCAGTAAGCGTCACCAGGGATCCTGGTCCACAGTGGGAAACCAtggaccctctccctgcactGGGTAGGGGCTGAGACtagaggagcagcaggagcagggtctATGAGTAGCCCCCATCTCAAGAccctggctccccacaggtaCCAAAGTGGAGTTTAGGGTCATGTGGTCTGGTCACATGCCTTTGCCTGACCTGCTGAATCAGAGCAGCCATTATCCATAGGCTGCCTGGAACTTTCTTGGGAAGGCTCACCTGGTAGGGGGTAAGCGTTTCCTAAGGCTTACTGCTTCCTCTATTGGCCATTTACCTGACTAGCCCCTTTCACACTTGGCTCGAGGGCCTGCCAGGGCCATGCCCCTTCCCACAGACCACCTTGGCTGAAAACGGCAAACCAccgacaatgggagctgtgaggttcCGTTGCTACAGACACGTGACTAACCAAAGCATCTCTGGCTCATCAGGGGCTTACACAGGAGG
Protein-coding regions in this window:
- the LOC102462277 gene encoding olfactory receptor 51G2-like; the protein is MSAVNDTKFQFAVFLLTGIPGHEDVQLWVSIPFCIMYAISLVGNSFLLFIIKTDPSLHEPMYIFLSMLALTDLGLSISTMPTTLGIFLFNSREISLDACFAQLFFIHVLQGIESSMLLLMAFDRFVAICNPLRHASILTLPRVAKMGLVFMLRGVAVRLPLPFLLKRFQYCRSNVLSHSYCLHQEVMKLACADITVNNIYGLSAAVLTLGLDSLLIFLSYVMILKTVLSIASRTESLKALNTCVSHLCAVLLFYVPEFGLSVIHRFGNSSSHLLQFVLSYFYLLVPPLLNPIVYSVKSKHLRARIMRVFIK